CCCGGAACGATCCAAGTTCCTTCAAAAAAACAGTCTCtgttaaacttttttaaagaCAGCCTGGGTGTTAGGTTAAAATGTCAACATTTTGTCAATAACCCCtagatcagggatgtcaaactcaattcctggagggccgcagccctgcacagtttagttccagccctgcttcaacacacttacctgtataggtttcaaacaagactgaaagacttaattagtttgatcagctgtgtttaattggggttggaactaaactgtgcagagctgcgggccTCCAAAAATTGAGTTTGGCATCCCTGCCCTAGATATTTGTGTCAACAATttcatattatagtatagtattcaAAGGAACAGTTCTAATGACATGTTTGCTCCAAGCAACATTCAATTAGTGTAATTTACTCACATCTTAAATGTGTCATCTTTCATCTTAAATTTAGATTTAGTTTAATGTCATGCATTGGTGACTCATTAAGCATTTAtctactttaaatgtaaatttaatgatttatgtttatcGTTAATTATTACTACCTATTTAGCAAGATAAATTATTATGAAAGCGACACAACTACAATTTCAAGCACGTGATCCAAAATCTAAGCATTTTTCCAACCTTGAAAACACTACATTAAAATTCAATCATGTGCAAGGAGTTCCAGCACTCGTACAAGCTTTAGCTGCAGATATGCTTGTcatattaatttaacattaagcGTGACATGACTTTCATGGCATACAAAAAAATAAGGCACAAGGCAAAAAGTACCACTCTCTCTGTTTTCACTACATACAGTATAAGGATTTTTTTGAAGCGCAGCCTCAttatttgtgctgtattttgGTTATTTTGAGTAGAAGTTGACCCATCTGGAAGTGCAACTCATAATTTGAAACGCAGGTGTGGACTAAAAGGTGGACGAGGCTTTCATGTCATCTCTGTGTTTGACTGAAAACTGTGTTCCTGAACAACTGGAGGAGAGGGCATTTTTAGGACAGCATTTCTAGGACCCCTTATTATACAGCCCTAAACCCATTTGTTTAtggctttattttaacaattgtaCTCAATTGACGAAAACAGATTGAAAAAAAAGTGAGAAATTcttcaattaaaaatgttaaatattaatctCGTACAACAACActaacaaataatgcacatttaacatttttttcagtaataGCATGTGAATATCACCGGTATTGAACttcaacaaattttattaaagttctttgaacatgactgttttaaatggtcaatttttgaaaattactaaagtaaatattaagttaaagttaaaagTACAGTAGGGACTTTCATGGCGCTAAATGTGCCGGGgtatgaattacaaaggtgcttgatttaaaattaatggagctttaaaaagtccttgaatctggtgTTTatgaaagtgtgggaaccctgcctcccctaaacccaacccatacTTTACTAGACGGATCAGTAACAACGGCTAGAAATGGGTTTGACTAACCTGTCCCTGTATGTTTCCCTCAGGTCCTGGCAGCTGCGGTGCATTCTCTCTTTCAGCAGGGGGCGCGCCGTCGAGCTCCGCCTCGCGGTACACGTTATCGTCAGCGATCAGTGCTGCCATCTCGCGGCCGAGAAAATCCCTGACAACTACAGTACTGCAGGTAGATCACTGTCAATGGGAAAAACGagtcaaaaatctaaataaacatgAGCGAATGCtataaaaaggaaataataataaaaaaggagtATAAAAAGTGAATGTGGTTGGttatgtttacatatatatacgAGAACAAcactttaacacatttataaGTAATGTTTTATATGCCGTGAAGCTTGACGACGGCACGGTGCCCAGTAAACATTAAGCATTAACTAAAAGCAAACACGACTCACCAAGTGGAAAACGATGAACGTCGCTGTACCAACAAAGGCTGCAAAgtcttttaaaagattaaaagttAAAACCAAAGAACTTAAATCGAGCTTCTAGCGAAACGTTGATCTTATACAAAGTCGCgtgtagctattataaagaaaacaGAGAAGGAAATGAAAGTTTTCTCACTAGTTCCCcattttcttaaagggacagtgcttGAAATCCGGGCTATCCACAAATGACCCAATCCGATAGGAAGACAACCTGTTCAGCTTTTCTTGCGCAATGTTTGTGAACaaacttaaaaatgaaatgctaaCATTGCTATTAACATAACACAGTAACTAGCATCTTTTTCCTACACATGgttattttaacattaatacaCGATGGACCTTGAAATGTGAGTCTTTTAACCAGAAAAAACGAAAACCATATGTTCTTCCAATATGCAAAGCTTTAATTTTTAACATGATGAATCTTCAGTTTACAGTGAGGTCTGTCAAACTCGTCAAAAAACCAACAGGAAATGTTTTGTTGAAATTGAGATGTTAAATATGTGGTGCTTAAAGATGACAAATGACGCATGTCCTCTAAAAGACCCTAGGAAGCTGATAtactttaaataactaaaaatagaTTGATTAACCATCCTGACACCATTTTATAAATCACATTCAGAGTATAATttcaaaacattgctttaaataatCAGAAAATGACAAAATGTTATCTGCTTACCCATGTTCTATCAATTCTAGACAGCCTAATCCAGTACAAAGTATTACTCAGACTTCACCATTCTAAATTCAAAGCTCAGTAAATTCTATccctcggtttcccccacatgtgaCAAGTGTTAAGCTGCTGAGCACATCTTTTTTGGTCCTGTgttcaaattcagatttttttggatAGAAATATTTCAGCTTCTTGCTAAGGTTTACGGTTGTGTTTTACTCCCTGACTCAATGATAGCAATTTTTGGCTGGTCAGATTTTCTGGAGACTCTCAACTGAAATGTACGATTACCTGTTCAGTATGGCATGATcatagctaaaaaaataaaattatcctTGGTTTCTGGAAGAAAAATGTTAGGCCTTTTCTCTGACTGGCTTCTTGAACTCGCCTTCACTTTGCATTTGGAAAGAATCAGATATACAACTTCTGGAATTTCTGCGAAATTTGATAAAACGTGGGATCCTGTCTTTTTATTTGCTTTCTAAAACACCATAGACTAATAGcgttgtttaatttctgaatactTTGTACgttttttcctctttctctctctttgcaTCCATTGCTATGTCTTTTTGTAGGTTACATATGTCTTGTATGTCACCTTTTTCCCTTGTTTCATGCACAGATTATTTTTACATGATGGGTTTGTCTTTCTGTTCCTTGCTTTTCCACGTCtgcaaaaactattaaaaataatattcaagAACATGACAAAAtggtaaacatttttattttgttgaccaataaagaaacattttgtaaaatgacagaaataaCAATGATCAGTGTCAACATAAAAAAAGTCACCAACAATTTCACAAGGACATCGATTCACAAATCTCTCCAACAAGACAAAGATCAATAACTGCTAAGGCCAACACACTCAGCCTCTCTCGAGGTAAAACATCCCATCATCTCCTCCAAAATGCCTGAACCCTCACATATCTAACAGAAAGTCAATATGTGTTCATATTCACTTCATAAGGTATTTATCCATGGGCAATCCTGCCAGATTTCCTTGTTTGAATGTGTCCAAATTGTGCCCATTTCTCCCACAAACCCCCATCATCCAAGGACTTCATCCCCCACCCTTGGAGTTCATATAAGATTATCCAGTTCCAGCAGCAGCTTTCCTCATCACCTCCTCATCCTGAACGGAGAGCTCTGTGAGTTTTCGGCCGAGTCTCTCATGCAAGTCCAAGTATTTGGCCACACAGCGGTCCAGACAGACAGCTTCGCCCTTCGAGAGCTCCGCTTCCTTATAATGAGGGGGAACACATTTCCTGTGACACGCATTGGTCATCCTGCATAATGACAAAGCAGAGTAGAAAtgagaataaatatataaaaacccaTTATTTTACAGAGACTACAACAgttggactaaactaattgacaatcattcattttcttttccgcttagtccctttattaatcttgggtcgccacagcggaatgaaccgccaacttatccagcatatgttttacgcagcggatgccctttcagttgcaacccatcactgggaaacattcatacacactcattcatacactacagacaatttagcctattgacctataccacatgtttttagacttgtggTGGAAagaggagcacccggaggaaccccacgccaacacggagagaacatacaaactccacacagaaatcttgctgtaaggcgaacgtgctactcgctgcgccaccgtgcagcccctaaTTGACAATCAATGAGTACAAGTTAATATAATTAAGCATTAATACTATCTGAGGAAACTTCCAGAAAACACCTGGCAGCAGGGTTGCCATATCTGTGGTTTTCCCTCTGGTTTACAGTTTGACATATTGGATCAATTGTATTGGTAGGGTTGTGTTAAAGTATTTTCTCTCCCAaatttataatgataaaaaatgtgCTATGATGATGAAATGGAGTAAGCACACTTTTGTAGAGAATTTTGTGTGACTATTTTCATTTCCATAATAGAGTTGTGGGACTCCTCAAGATTGTTACTaaataataactgcaaaaatataTGTGATCTGGAGAAGAAAAACAGTCTAAGATAACAGAATCTATATAATTACTAATCTATAAACAAGTTGATATTACTTTGATATTATTGATAAGAACTATGGGTACATGTACATACATGAACATTATATAGAGCATagatctcaaactcgattcctggagggccgcagctctgcacagtttagctccaaccctaatcaaacacagctgataaaACTGTTctagactactagagactattaagcaggtgtgagttggaagtggttggagctaaactatgcagagctgctgccctccaggaatAGAGTTTGAAACCATTGATGTAgaggttgtattaactatgaactagagctgcacaattaatcgaaaaaagattgtaATCTctattcgaccccctagacgatcataatccagcatttctacgattctgccaatcatattttgaagttcaggagagaagcagagGCGGCTGCATCAGTCTTTTCATcatttcacatacattgctcagcgacatggcgACACAGCGACATgacataggctgtgagtaacaggtaataaagttgtaaataatcttcagtttgtggcacagagtgatcgtttgagtgctgcgcgcgaagtatgaacagcacttagcagtgaaaatgaaacaaagcgtgcacatcatttaaataatcatatcgcattttagagttatgattacgacaagcatttaatgttttttctttcatagcgaacaccgaacacacagttgtgcatgaaaatgaatgtttacagtatcagtataactactctagcctatctAATGTTAATTTTACGagtgaattaaatggtctaataatgttaccaatgacagattgcaagcataggcctatatctcaaacataattcaatatcagaattattataagtagaatagaattatttatagaaaccagtagacctacacatattattattgttgttttaccatatatttgagaaagaacaataataattgcagactcatattaagctttattttaagcaaaaaaataaataaaaaattagcgattctcattttagccagaatcgtacAGCTCTACTATGAACAGTGATTtacaaaagataaatatatatacaggttGC
This genomic stretch from Danio aesculapii chromosome 1, fDanAes4.1, whole genome shotgun sequence harbors:
- the timm10 gene encoding mitochondrial import inner membrane translocase subunit Tim10 → MDPMKAQQLAAELEVEMMADMYNRMTNACHRKCVPPHYKEAELSKGEAVCLDRCVAKYLDLHERLGRKLTELSVQDEEVMRKAAAGTG